From one Dermacentor andersoni chromosome 1, qqDerAnde1_hic_scaffold, whole genome shotgun sequence genomic stretch:
- the dnk gene encoding deoxyguanosine kinase, mitochondrial isoform X4, with protein sequence MHVPFASAICYLARLSVVERCSVCVITIYSPAYRERGMNRIERKEWLHYASSAWYSAWKIVLVLSFGTYALAQVSNCAKTYQDVVGDASLLKAAGKGHTVKVAVEGNIGSGKTTFLEGCQQFVDTTVLIEPVTIWRDLQGQNLLELMYKEPKRWSLAFQTYVQLTMMQLHLAPVQTPVKLMERSLHSARYVFIENLYCRCAFVLLIRSLLS encoded by the exons ATGCACGTGCCCTTCGCTTCGGCGATATGCTATCTCGCCCGGCTGTCAGTGGTCGAGCGGTGCTCAGTCTGCGTTATCACCATATATAGCCCGGCCTATCGTGAGCGAGGAATgaatagaatcgagcgaaaggagTGGTTACATTATGCCAGCTCTGCTTGGTATTCCGCTTGGAAAATCGTTCTCGTGTTGTCTTTCGGCACGTATGCTTTAGCACAGGTTTCTAATTGCGCCAAAACCTACCAGG ATGTTGTAGGTGACGCTTCACTCCTTAAGGCTGCAGGGAAAGGCCATACAGTGAAA GTGGCAGTGGAAGGCAACATTGGTTCTGGCAAGACAACTTTCCTTGAAGGTTGCCAACAGTTTGTTGACACAACG GTACTGATTGAACCAGTGACCATATGGAGAGATTTACAAGGACAAAATCTGCTG GAGCTGATGTACAAGGAGCCGAAGCGATGGAGCCTTGCATTCCAGACCTACGTTCAGCTGACAATGATGCAGTTGCACTTGGCACCTGTGCAGACTCCAGTAAAACTTATGGAGCGGTCATTGCACAGTGCACGTTATGTCTTTATCGAGAACTTGTACTGCAG